CAACAAATAAACTACTCACGTAAAACCACCCCTAACAAAAACTACTAGCACTTATCTATTATATCTAACATATGCCGTACTCATTTTGTCCAATCTATACAACCCTTTAATCACCCAAGGCAGGTGTAAAGAATcattaaaaatgttattttcgCCCATCGCGCCACATTTTGCCAATGCATCCGCTACTTGATTTCCTTCTCTAAATACATgagaaatagagaaatcaaagtcttctAAAATCATCAAAAGTTCATCCCAATAGTCCCAAAGATACCACATTGTACAAATCTGAGAACGTATCAATGAAACCACCAATAAAGAATCACACTCTATGACTATACACCTTAATCCCCTCTGCTGACAAATTTTTATTCCCTTAATAACAACTCGAAGCTCCGCCTAGTTATTagaacaagaataaaaaaattttgaaaaaccaaaaacGAAATTACCTCCATGATCTCGTAGCAGCCCACCCCCCACAACAGGACCAGGATTCCCAAAAGAATAGTCGTTCAAGTTTAATTTCCATCTGCCCAGACTTGGTTTACCCCATCTCAGCAACTTCACCTACACTCTAGTCTTCTCAAGTATCGGGACATTCAAGCTCTTCATAATATGTTCATCCATGATGGACAATTTCTGCACTTTGACAATCCGAGATGCCAAGATTTGCTCTCAGAATTTTATAGAGCAATAGACCTCCCTTACAGACTCAGCCTTCCCTTCCATTCTTGTCAGACACCTTCTATTCCACATACGTCACACCACCATACTAGGAAGTAAGCCCAACAACGTACCCACTTGAGACTGTCGTGTTGCACGGTTAAACCATATTTGCACTCTTTCTTGCCAGCACTGCTGTGGAATAAAAGGAATTCCTAACTCAGCTGATGCCAACTTCCACACCTCCATGGCAAAATCCCTTTTCCCGAGTACGTGCTCCAATGTTTCTACATGCCTGCTCAAATAGCAATTACAACTAGAATTTAAAGCAATCCCAAGGCACCGCACCTGAGCATCCACACTTAGATAGCCAAAAACTGCCTTCCACATACACAAAGAAATCTTTTTCGGCAAGAACTTATGCCAAACCCATCTTGCCCATTCAAACTTTGGCATCTTGAATCTGATTATCTCCCATGCTGATTTAGTAGAGAAGCAGCCACTCTTCTCATGGAGCCATAGGAAAGTATcctgtttatttttcaaagaaccAATCGATTCAACAAACTCTACAGCCCTCTGGCTTCCTAGCAACTCCTGACTGCACATCCCAGTAGTTCTCCACAACTAAGTCTTGAATCATAAGATCAGGTTCCACCACCTCACTAACCTCACGGAACAAAGGCCCATTCACCAGAAAATGATCAAACCAGAAGGAAATTTTTCCTTCCCCCACTCTCCATTTTGTATTCTCCCACAAAGAAGGCATCACTGCCATTATGCTTTTCCAGAACAGAGAGCCCGAGCTAGCCTCATTATTAAGCACAAAATGCCATGCTTCACATACTTTGCCCGAAAAAACTTAGCCCAAAGAGAATTTTTTGTCAGCAAATTCCACCTAAATTTAAGGAAAAGCGATTTTTGAACCTCCTCTAAATCTCTCACAACAATGCCTCCCTCCTTCACCGGCACACAAAGCTTCTTCCATGCCCTCCACTTCCACTTACTTTTATCATCCTGTTCACCCCAGAAAAAATTAGCAAATAAACCCTGTAACTTCTTAAAAACTAGGTTAGGGAGATTAAGAGTTGACAACAAATTCATAGGCATGCTAGAGAGGAAATGCCGTAAAAGAATTAATAGACCCCCTTGCGAAAGAAGCCTACTCTTCCTGCCCGACACTTTCCTCCCCATTTTTCCAAGAAGAGGACCAAAATGGCAAGCCTTGAATTTACCATCTACAATTGGTACACCCAGGTATACGAATGGAAAATGACCTTCTACAAACCTAGTTTCATTCAAGATGTCTCTTTTCCTGCACAGACTTAATTTCTTCGAGAAAAAGATAGCTGACTTTTCATGGTTCACCCACTGTCCCGACCACTTCTCATAATCATTCAAGACACTCATTAAACATCGAATAGACCTCTTACTAGCATTGGAGAAAATCACAACATCATCCGCGTACAGTAAATGCGTAATTCTAGGAGCACCAGCCGGAAGGCAAAAATGAGAAATGCCCCTTTCAGACATTCGCTTGTTAAGCAATAGGGAGAAAACCTCCTCTAACATAATAAATAAGTACAGAGAAAGTAGATCCCCCTGCCGAAGGCCCCTCTTGGATTTAAATAATCCTTTAAACGTACCATATATCATTATCGAGTACCAAGGCGTTAAAACACACCTAAAGACCAACCTGCTGAAAAATTCAGGGAAGCACATCGCACGAAAGACATGTTCCAGAAACCTCCAATCAACAAGgtcatatgccttactcatgtctagTTTCAACATAACATTTTCACCCCGCACCTTTCGGTGTAAAGCCTTTGTCATTTCCTGCACAAGTGTCACATTCTCAAAAATACTATGGCCTTTCACAAACACACCTTGTTCTTGTGAGATAATATCCCTAAGAACCAAAGAAAGCTTTGCAACCAGAGTCTTGGAGAACACCTTGTAGATAACATTGTAGAGACTAATTGGCCGAAACTTGTCAAAACCTTGTGGGCTTTTAATCTTGGGAATAAGGACAATAAAAGATGAGGTATAAAACTTGGAGAGTTCCCCACCCAAATAGAACTCTTTCACCGCCTCCATCACATCCAATTTAATCAAATCCCAgcaatccaaataaaaaattgaactaAAGCCATCTAGCCCTGAGTTGTTGTCTGCCGCAATAGAAGCCAACGCCTCATACACATCTGTTTCTGCTCGAATTTCTTGCAATCTGGCCACTACCTCATCCGAGAAAGCTGAGTCAAGTAATTCACTCAAATCAGGCATTACAACCGAGTCCTCTTGGGAAAGGAACTCTTCAAAATACCTCATAGCACCCTTATATACCCTCTGCATCGACTCTAGCAATGTCTTATCTTGCAACCTTATAGATTTTACACTAGAGTTTATTCTCCTTTGCCCAATAACATTATGAAAGAATTTGGAGTTTTGGTCACCGTCCATTAGCTAAGTTTTTTTTACTTGTTGGCTGAGTCTCATGTCCTCCCTTTTAGTCCACATCTCCAACTCAGCCTTAGTGGTAAGGAGCTCCACCTCAGTCTCTTCAGAATAAGATGCCTGCAATCAGAATCAAGGTGATCAAACCTCTCTTCCAGCTGCTTTATAACATAACCCACATGGTCGAATACCTTCTTATTCCAACTGCGCAGTTTCACTTTTAGGCGGTTCAGTTTAGAGGCTAACTTCAACAACTCCGAGTTACATACCATCGGTTCTTCCACGACATGCGAACTGTCTCCAAAAAATTATCATGGTCAATCCACACGTTTTGGAATCTGAAAGGGAAGGGACCATACCTTTCAGTCCTCGCCTCCAACAAAAGTAAAATAGGTGAATGGTTCGACGTTCTTCTACTCAACAACCTGGCTAACGCTTTGCCGAACCTATATGGAAACTCATTATTTACCAAGACCCTATCAAGTTTTGCCCAACTTCTCGCCATACGTTGCTGCCCATTGCACCATGACAACTGCCTTCCATCGAATTGTAAGTCCATAGCCGAAATGGGCCTCAGCCTACCACCCACCCTTTCCCCATTACTTCTTATAATATTAAAGTCCCCCAACACTACCCATGCGGTTCCCACACACGAGATTCCACTCAACTGATTCCACAAGTCCTGGCGCTCTAACTAAGAGAgcatttagtatatataaaagttaCTAACAAGTTGTCTCTATTAGTCTCAAACAAACCAGACAATGATTGGCTAGTTAAACCAACCACATCCATAACTACATCCTCTTTCCAACACACCCAAAGTTTTCCCCCCACCTCCATATTAGATTAAAATTAGGAAACTGCAAACTAGACGCCCACCGTTGTAATTTTGACACATCCTGAAATGGCTCTAAAATCACCAAAACCGAGATACCATACTTTCTAACCAACTTTCGAATCCATCTTTTTGAGGTCCTCAACCCCCTCACATTCCACACTACAATGTTATCAATCAGAAATTCAATATGCGTTTTTAGAATTTCACCCGACAAGATTTCCTAACCAAAACAACATTAATAGGTTGCTCTCCCATAGTTGCACCCGGGTCTGAATCATAATCTTTTTGAGCATCCATGGTCACCATAATGTCATCTTCTGATAAAACCTTAAAGGAATTAAGACAGTCCATAGCACCATTAGACGTCCCACACTGCCCCCTCTCACCCTCTACCACCAGCGCTTCCTTCTCACCATCCACGACCTCTGCGACCTTCAACCCTTCCAAACTGCACAAACACCCCTTATTTGTTATCCCCTAAACAACCCTCCTACAGTAAGACATCACCTCCTCTGTCCACCTCTCCACCTCTACCACTAGTGCCTCATTCTCACCCTTCAAAACCTCTATAGAATTTGACTCCTCCAGACAAATCTCCCCATCTTCTCTGGCACCCACTGAGAGCATCCCCTCCCCATCAACACCCTCCCCACCTCGTACCCCCTTGACAACTGTGACCTCCACCCTCTCCTCCTCACTAACAATTGCCTGCACAAGCTTTGGACTCCCATCCAACTCCTCATGTTTGTCCTTTACACCATCCACCATCTTGTAGGACTCTACCACCAGCACTTTTGTTACCAATTTATGGCCCACCTCCTTCCACACTTTATCCTCCCCCTCCTTCCCTGCCACCTTCGCCCCCTCTCTCCTACCAGGTTTCTCATTCTTACGCATACTAGCCCTACAAACCACTACTGTATGACCTTGCTAAAAGCATTTAGAGCAATAAAAATTTCTCTTTTCATAAACAACCTCTTGCAAAATTTGTTTATTCACACCAACAACCAAAGGAAAACCATGAACCTGATCATATTGCAAATCCACGTCCACACACATTCTTGCCCCCGTGGCCCTCGTCCAATACAAAGTCTGATTGTCTGTGCCAAGAAACCTCCCAAACTGAGAGGCGAAGCTCTGcaaacaatccaaacaatacAAGTGTAGTGGCGGCCCAGGCAAAAAATCCATTGAGGAGCAAGAGACGGCTCTTTCTTCACATCAAAATCCACTGACCAGTGAAACAGTCAAAAATTGCAACCTGCAACACCTCTTCCCTCGCCCACCCACGCATGAAAATAGTCCTTTTTGTTCACCAAATGCAGTAGGACATGGTAATTATCCATAAAGCTAATCATTAGGACCTCACTAAAACCCCAAGATTTGATAATATGTAGCCTCAGCACATCAATAGAAGGTCTCGCAGAAATGAATTTCAAAACCAGAGTAAACTTCAGGTCTTCAGTAGCCCAATCCATTTCCACATTGGAGAATACAAATCCCAATTCGCCATTAACCAATTCAAGTTTCCTCAAAGGCAACCAGAATTTAGTCGTCGGTAGTGGCCTATGCAATGCCTGCACGAATGTCCTCTTCTCGCTCCCACTCCCACCCCCACCAGCACTAGGCTCCTCTCCAGAACCCCCAGCCCCATCCATTGACAACCCGTTTTGAGAACTCACCCCAGTCCCACCGGCAATAGGAGTTGCCGGAGGGCAAACTGAGGCGGCCATAGGCCAAAGCCCTCACCCTCCTTTTGAAAACACTCAAACCCTAGCAGAGGAAAATAAATAGCCTGCCACGTCAGCAGAAAAATGCTCGAAACATAACTTTAGcttaattttaactttgtttAACTCACTACAATTGCTCTAACTCATAAAATTTGGATTGAACTATTCATTCatgcaaaaatattttacacTTTATTATCTTTCATCCAATCATCCATTTTCTTTTGACTCCTTCATCTcttattctttcttttaattttttttatttggcttgTTTTTATCCTTTTGAGTGCAGCCATTGCATTGGGATAAAGAAACATCTtgagatattataaatatttaaaattagatgataaatttaaaatggataaagaaagagaaattttaGTTCAGAAAGAGAtctgattaaaataaaatcacaaactAATGCATCACGTGAGattgtaaaatttctttatagtaTAAGGTAGATGTAACATTTTACAtctaatcacatcaatttatcaatttcttttttctaaaatcttttCATGAACCTAGCACTTTACGTaaaggaaagaataaaaaatatgtaaatagtataaaaatagaaaagataaattgatgtaaaacacattacaaaatttattaattagaattgataaagtaattcttaattaaatatttcatatagaTGTTTAGATAATTTGGAGGTAACTTGcgaaagttttttttataagaagacAAAGTATACgtactaattttttatattttttattgtagaaTGCGTAGGTAGCTAGgatacaaaagcttcaaaaaaataaacattggCTACCTTTGCATGATGAGTTGAGTTAagattaattgaattttttttttatgaataataatgaattaaaatGGTAGAGTGAGTTTTATAGGACccatttaagatgagtttagatgtatttgaatattaagatgagtttaaatatttttatgagaaattataaaaaattgtaaatcctGCATATAAAGATGTATTGACTTAAAAAAgattatgataaaaaattttgaattgaataatatttagtAATTGTGTACTGTTTGAATATTGAGTTAGGTATAAATTTAAACTCAACTCAAGATGAGTCCATGTTCCTAAATAAGCCTTAGACTCgtacaaatattaaaataaatgaaaaccaaAACATCCCGGACATGATTAGTGGAGAGCACAGCTGTTGGGTGGGGTTAACCCCTGCATTCGGCTTCACAAAAGAGTGTTAATTGATGTTTGGATGTATCTGTCTTTATAACTAGTTTTATGTGCATATGGTAATGAAATAACATTAATATTCTTCTTAtcagaaattaaagaaaaaatagaggagTACTGTTCTACTGGATGCATGGTTGGGCTTTTAATTAGAACTATCACTTTCAATTTTAGTGCTAAAAGAAATCTAGGGTTGGCAGCCGTTCTCTTCGGGAATGGGAGGGAGGGGTGTGGCTGGAGAGTGGAGAGGTGTGTGGGTGGTGGTACTCTTTGCTCAGGATATCCATACAGCCATGCATGCAGCGGTTTCCACAGTAGCAACCCCACCACCACACCCGTGTACAGTTGCGAGCCCCGAGGATCATCTGATCATTAATATACTACAGGACATATATGCTAGTGCTAGATCTTAGTTTTTCCGATATAAGAAAATTGCTTACTTATTGACAGTTAGTTTTTGtcaaaatgaatttatttccatcacaaataatcattttgattgtaaaTAACTCattataaatgtttatttttcttgaagtgATACAAATTAATCACACGGTTTAATTTAATATgtcagatctattttataaaaaatattttatcattttagataCTGTATTAAGTTacatcaatttgtaagttttgtcataaaatttctttacatgCCAAGCATTTCTCATTCTTATTATCACTTCCAATCACAATCATTGAGAGCACTATCCTTGACATGGGATCTTCATACCCCATAATTCATGAACCTATCCTTCTCTAGTTGATTAAGAAGTTATTGTGCCTTCCTGCAAGCTACTTCTAGATCTATTTCATTATTAATCGACATCTTTTAACTATACTTTCTAAGGGATGGTTAGTCCAAGATGTGGAACAACAaagtttgattttgaaaaacatcCTGCATCTTTAtgaaaatactatatatacacGTAGTAGGAGAATTACAAAGATCTATTGAGATATGGGATGCTACAACTGATAATATTTACTACAAGAATTAATCGGCCTAAGTTTAGAATGAATGATCGACTCGAGACGGACACAAAAActgggagagagagaaactctCATTTCTCTCTAGAGACCTAAATAACAAATACCCCAAGCGGAAGGGGGGAGCCTCTCTCCTCGTTTATTTGCTTTCTAGTCTTGTTTACTATTTCTAGCTTTTATATTTCGTTTCTTATGTTTCAGTGTTTGTAAATAAGGTGTCTGGGGGTTGAGGTTATGGTGGCTTAAGGGTGAGGTGCTTGTCTCCGAGGCTATAGCGCCGGGGCTGAGTGTAAGGTACCAATCTCCTATGTTTCGAAAACCAAAGAACAGAGTTTCCAACCTCTCTGGGTGTGGCCCACGGCTTGCGAGATGTCGCGTTGCAACATGAAGAAATGCTGGAGATGTGCATAGAGATGGAAAGAAGAGGATGTTTGCCCTGAGCCGTcgtgcatgcatcatgatctGTTGTGAGCCCCGGGAAATTTCACGGGTTTAATAAGCTCGAAGAAGTATGAGGTGCAATCCGTTTGGAATCAAAAGTGATCTGTGCTTGCGTTGACAGAGGAGCTCACTGGTGCAGCCCGTGAGCTTGGAATCAAATTCCAGAACTTGGAGCTCAAATGGTGCAGTCCGAACTTGGAGCTCAAACTTCAGCAAAAAGGAGCTCACTGATGTAGTCTATTCTGCTACTGACTGGCTTGGAATCAAGCTGTGGTGACCCGTGGTTTATTGCCATGCTTGGAATCAAGCCATCAGATGCGGGGGAAACTGCGCTTGAGTTTTTACAGCGGCTGGGTTTGGCAGCAGCTGAGCTTTGGGCCTTGGAAAGCAGGGAGCCGAACAGAGAGGGAGCATACGAACATCGAGTCCCACGCTTGCTTGCTGTAGGAGAATGTGGGCAGACGGCGTGGGCTAGATGATAGGCTGACAGCGGGCAGACAACATGGGCTTGATGACAGCAAAAATGATGGGCAAAGTCTGTCCATACTGATAGCCTGTTGGAGGCAATAgtgttttttaatgttttaatgttttatgatctTAGTATTGTAGTATTTGTTTTTGTATGTGATACttagtataaataaataaaaataagctaTTGGACTTGTTGTCCATGGCAAGCTTCTCCCTCATCCTCCAGGGTTTTGTCCTTCTCCTCATTTGGAGGAGGTTATTTCcctctcctcctttggagggtAAGGGTTTGATGTTTTTTTCTCAAACAAGTTGAGATAGATACTTCTGTGTTTATAGAGTCTCACATCTCAAAAGGTCTTATCATTGGAGAGTTTATTAGAAGTTAAGATAATGTACAGtctgtaaaaaaaatttgtgtagGGAAGATCCAAACAGATAGTAGTTTGGCTCTTAATTGGGATTTTCTTCCTGTATTTATCAGTCACagctataatttttttcatgaatgaattgaagtccattctttaaaaaaaaaaagaaaaagaatgactGATTGACTCAT
This genomic interval from Carya illinoinensis cultivar Pawnee chromosome 2, C.illinoinensisPawnee_v1, whole genome shotgun sequence contains the following:
- the LOC122301771 gene encoding uncharacterized protein LOC122301771, producing MDGDQNSKFFHNVIGQRRINSSVKSIRLQDKTLLESMQRVYKGAMRYFEEFLSQEDSVVMPDLSELLDSAFSDEVVARLQEIRAETDVYEALASIAADNNSGLDGFSSIFYLDCWDLIKLDVMEAVKEFYLGGELSKFYTSSFIVLIPKIKSPQGFDKFRPISLYNVIYKVFSKTLVAKLSLVLRDIISQEQGVFVKGHSIFENVTLVQEMTKALHRKVRGENVMLKLDMSKAYDLVDWRFLEHVFRAMCFPEFFSRLVFRCVLTPWYSIMIYGTFKGLFKSKRGLRQGDLLSLYLFIMLEEVFSLLLNKRMSERGISHFCLPAGAPRITHLLYADDVVIFSNASKRSIRCLMSVLNDYEKWSGQWVNHEKSAIFFSKKLSLCRKRDILNETRFVEGHFPFVYLGVPIVDGKFKACHFGPLLGKMGRKVSGRKSRLLSQGGLLILLRHFLSSMPMNLLSTLNLPNLVFKKLQGLFANFFWGEQDDKSKWKWRAWKKLCVPVKEGGIVVRDLEEVQKSLFLKFRWNLLTKNSLWAKFFRAKYVKHGILCLIMRLARALCSGKA